Proteins from a genomic interval of Brassica napus cultivar Da-Ae unplaced genomic scaffold, Da-Ae ScsIHWf_752;HRSCAF=1088, whole genome shotgun sequence:
- the LOC106435184 gene encoding uncharacterized protein LOC106435184 translates to MDSVFLVSHVTDIFITELRQAIKRRAWKLQLQRNIERVILDCRFYTLFAVAGTLLGSVLCFFEGCSRVLECYSHYLKGLSHGVKSNTVHILIEAIDMFLFGTSMLVLGNAFYNMFVSCKTNQSNQSIGEVKARIGYAVVMILHVGMMEKFKTTPLVTCMDLACFAASLFILSASMFLLSKLSSSRTTKTGERI, encoded by the exons ATGGATTCTGTGTTTCTTGTATCACATGTAACTGATATTTTTATCACGGAGTTAAGGCAAGCCATCAAAAGACGGGCATGGAAACTGCAGTTGCAGAGGAATATAGAAAGG GTGATACTTGACTGCAGATTCTACACCCTATTTGCCGTTGCTGGAACTTTATTAGGTTCTGTACTCTGCTTCTTTGAG GGTTGCTCTCGTGTCCTAGAATGTTATTCACATTATCTTAAGGGATTGTCGCATGGAGTAAAGAGTAACACAGTTCATATTTTAATCGAAGCCATTG ATATGTTCTTGTTCGGCACATCCATGCTAGTTCTAGGAAACGCTTTTTACAACATGTTTGTGAGTTGCAAAACAAACCAAAGCAACCAATCGATTGGTGAAGTAAAGGCCAGAATAGGGTATGCGGTGGTAATGATACTTCACGTTGGGATGATGGAGAAGTTCAAGACGACACCATTGGTGACATGTATGGACCTCGCTTGTTTTGCTGCATCACTCTTCATTTTATCGGCTTCTATGTTCCTTTTGTCTAAATTGTCTTCTTCACGAACTACTAAAACCGGCGAAAGAATTTAA